A genomic stretch from Astatotilapia calliptera chromosome 4, fAstCal1.2, whole genome shotgun sequence includes:
- the LOC113020180 gene encoding serine protease 27-like, with translation MAFYKVMCLAAGLMLLTQESESQLDVCGKASLNTRIVGGQVAPVGSWPWQVSLQRFGSHFCGGSLINSQWVLTAAHCFQTITASGLTVNLGRQSLRGSNPNAVSRTVTQIIKHPNYNSGTNDNDVCLLRLSSPVTFNNYISPVCLAASDSIFYSGVNSWVTGWGSTREGVPLPSPQNLMEVEVPVVGNRQCNCDYGVGSITDNMICAGLSAGGKDSCQGDSGGPMVSKQSGRWIQAGVVSFGEGCARPNLPGVYARVSQYQTWIRTQISSNQPGFMTFTSTGTNSDLSVSCTGLTPVPTTTTPPTTTTPSTTTTTPATTVCGQAPRNSRNMGGPSVVAGSWPWMASLQKNGSHVCDGSLVALDSVLSNANCFSSSPVASEWTVVLGRLKLNGSNPFEVTLNVTNITLSNTTGTNIAILRLSAQPTLTDYIQPICLDNGRTFAEGLACWAAGWSPGRGGGESAT, from the exons ATGGCTTTCTACAAAGTGATGTGTTTGGCTGCTGGGCTGATGCTCCTGACCCAAG agtCTGAGTCACAGCTGGATG TTTGTGGTAAGGCGTCTCTGAACACCAGGATTGTAGGAGGACAGGTGGCCCCTGTTGGCAGCTGGCCCTGGCAGGTCAGTCTGCAAAGATTTGGGTCCCACTTCTGTGGAGGATCCCTCATTAACAGTCAGTGGGTGCTGACTGCTGCTCACTGCTTTCAAAC CATTACTGCAAGCGGTCTGACTGTGAATCTGGGCCGTCAGAGTCTACGGGGATCTAATCCCAATGCAGTGTCTCGAACAGTAACACAGATCATCAAACATCCAAACTACAACTCTGGTACCAACGACAACGACGTCTGCCTGCTGAGGCTCTCCTCACCGGTGACCTTCAACAACTACATTTCTCCCGTCTGCCTGGCAGCTTCAGACAGCATCTTCTACAGCGGTGTTAACAGCTGGGTCACCGGCTGGGGAAGTACTAGAGAAGGAG TGCCCCTTCCTTCTCCACAAAACCTGATGGAGGTGGAGGTTCCTGTTGTGGGAAACAGGCAGTGTAACTGTGACTATGGAGTGGGATCAATCACTGACAACATGATCTGTGCCGGGTTAAGTGCAGGAGGAAAGGACTCCTGTCAG GGGGATTCAGGAGGTCCAATGGTGAGCAAGCAGAGCGGTCGCTGGATTCAGGCGGGAGTCGTCAGTTTTGGGGAAGGTTGTGCCAGGCCGAATCTTCCAGGAGTCTACGCCAGAGTATCCCAGTACCAGACCTGGATCAGGACCCAGATCTCCTCCAACCAGCCGGGCTTCATGACGTTCACGTCCACTGGGACCAACAGCGACCTCAGTGTCTCCTGCACAGGACTGACACCAGTgccaaccaccaccacccctccAACCACCACCACACCTTCAACCACCACTACCACACCTGCAACCAC GGTCTGTGGACAAGCTCCAAGGAATTCTCGCAACATGGGGGGACCCTCAGTGGTGGCTGGTTCGTGGCCGTGGATGGCGAGCCTACAGAAGAATGGAAGTCACGTGTGTGATGGGTCTCTGGTGGCCTTGGACTCAGTGTTGAGCAACGCCAACTGCTTCTCAAG CTCCCCTGTAGCGTCCGAGTGGACTGTCGTGTTGGGGCGTCTGAAGCTAAATGGATCCAACCCCTTTGAGGTGACGCTGAATGTGACAAATATCACTCTGAGCAACACGACCGGGACCAACATAGCCATCCTCCGTCTATCTGCCCAGCCCACCCTGACCGACTACATCCAGCCCATCTGCTTGGACAACGGGAGAACCTTCGCCGAGGGCTTGGCGTGCTGGGCGGCCGGTTGGAGTcctggaagaggaggaggtgagtCAGCAACATGA
- the LOC113020182 gene encoding chymotrypsin-like protease CTRL-1, with protein MSHSRQTCPTFEVTLNVTNITLSNTTGTNIAILRLSAQPTLTDYIQPICLDNGRTFAEGLACWAAGWSPGRGGAEEVMQQFQTSVVNCGNSSSSESICTDMFALQQGDSGGPLMCKQGGSWFQAVVLTAPSSSARRRRSSVITFTRVSSFNSFLTETLEMRLAPASNTTANPTNAPITTSTSSTCTATMATTTNDSNSVFDTSGGRPAQAYTFAIFHLLSLSLCLQLFL; from the exons ATGAGCCACAGCAGACAGACATGTCCAACCTTTGAGGTGACGTTGAATGTGACAAATATCACTCTGAGCAACACGACCGGGACCAACATAGCCATCCTCCGTCTATCTGCCCAGCCCACCCTGACCGACTACATCCAGCCCATCTGCTTGGACAACGGGAGAACCTTCGCCGAGGGCTTGGCGTGCTGGGCGGCCGGTTGGAGTcctggaagaggaggag CTGAGGAAGTTATGCAGCAGTTTCAGACCTCAGTGGTAAACTGTGGGAACTCATCATCGAGTGAGAGCATCTGTACAGACATGTTTGCACTGCAGCAG GGTGATTCTGGCGGCCCACTGATGTGTAAGCAGGGCGGCTCTTGGTTCCAGGCGGTCGTGTTAACAGCTCCAAGCTCCTCTGCCAGGAGGAGACGAAGCTCAGTCATAACCTTCACCAGAGTGAGCTCCTTTAACTCCTTCCTGACTGAGACCCTTGAGATGCGCTTGGCTCCGGCTTCCAACACCACTGCCAACCCCACCAATGCCCCCATCACTACCTCTACCAGCAGCACCTGTACCGCCACTATGGCCACCACTACAAATGACTCAAATAGTGTGTTTGACACCAGCGGGGGTCGTCCGGCTCAGGCCTACACATTTGCCATCTTCCACCTCCTCAGCCTCTCCCTTTGTCTCCAACTCTTCCTGTAG